The proteins below are encoded in one region of Clostridium fermenticellae:
- the mnmA gene encoding tRNA 2-thiouridine(34) synthase MnmA: MNKKVVVGMSGGVDSSVTAYLLKEQGYDVIGVTMQVWQEDEEYEANEGGCCSLSSVEDARRVAYKLNIPFYVINFKEIFKKDVIDYFIDEYMNGRTPNPCIACNKYIKFDALLKKAMDLGADYVATGHYAIIENKNGRYVIRRSKDDKKDQTYVLYNLTQFQLSHTLMPCGIYKKDHIREIAKEIGLSVHNKKDSEEICFIPDNNHGRYIEKQVPDKIKPGNFVDKKGNVLGTHKGIIYYTIGQRKGLGISFGKPMYVADINPLTNEIVLGDEEDIFKTELIAKNVNFIPFESLQGTMEVEAKVRYSAKASSAWITQLSDGRVKVKFEHKQRAITKGQSVVFYSKDLLVGGGIIEEVL, translated from the coding sequence ATGAATAAAAAGGTTGTTGTCGGAATGAGTGGAGGAGTAGACAGTTCTGTAACTGCCTACTTGCTTAAGGAACAAGGATATGATGTTATAGGAGTAACTATGCAGGTATGGCAGGAGGATGAGGAATATGAAGCAAATGAAGGAGGATGCTGTTCATTAAGTTCAGTAGAAGATGCGAGGAGAGTTGCTTATAAACTTAATATTCCATTTTATGTTATTAACTTTAAAGAAATTTTTAAAAAAGATGTTATAGATTACTTTATAGATGAATATATGAATGGAAGAACTCCTAATCCATGTATAGCTTGTAATAAATATATAAAGTTTGATGCATTATTAAAGAAGGCCATGGATTTGGGAGCTGATTATGTTGCAACAGGTCACTATGCGATAATAGAAAATAAGAATGGAAGGTACGTAATAAGAAGATCAAAAGATGATAAGAAGGATCAGACCTATGTGCTTTATAATTTAACTCAATTTCAATTATCCCATACACTTATGCCATGTGGTATATACAAAAAAGATCATATAAGAGAAATCGCAAAGGAAATAGGACTTTCTGTTCATAACAAGAAGGATAGTGAAGAGATATGTTTTATACCAGATAATAATCATGGCAGATATATAGAAAAGCAGGTTCCAGATAAAATAAAACCGGGAAATTTTGTTGATAAAAAAGGGAATGTGCTTGGAACTCATAAAGGTATAATATATTATACGATAGGACAGAGGAAAGGGCTTGGAATTTCATTTGGGAAACCAATGTATGTTGCGGATATAAATCCACTTACAAATGAAATTGTTCTTGGAGATGAGGAAGATATATTTAAAACAGAGCTAATCGCAAAGAATGTGAATTTCATACCATTCGAAAGTCTTCAGGGAACGATGGAAGTAGAAGCTAAAGTAAGATATTCAGCTAAAGCTTCCAGCGCATGGATAACTCAGCTTTCTGATGGAAGAGTCAAGGTAAAATTTGAACATAAACAGAGGGCTATAACTAAAGGGCAGTCTGTAGTGTTCTATTCTAAAGATCTGCTTGTTGGTGGTGGAATAATAGAGGAAGTTTTGTAA
- a CDS encoding double-cubane-cluster-containing anaerobic reductase: MNDLPKIFNDFSDSRKQGFITIKDLKDSGKKIVGTFCTFTPWEIINASGAISVSLCSKSDETIPDAEKHLPRNLCPLIKSSYGFALTDKCPYFYFSDLIIGETTCDGKKKMYEYLGKFKNLHIMHLPQKANDKDSYKLWRDELINLKERLEKEFNVTITQEMLEDSIKLRNKERLALKEFYELGKMTPPPINGIDLLRVINGSSFKWDKESLIKDLHDMVVKIKEDYNNGKREVSTDAKRILITGCPMGEATEKIVHSIEDNDGVVVCYEDCTGVKEISKLVDEKQDPIDAIADKYLNIGCACMTPNTNRINLLSELIDDYKIDGVVDVILQSCHPYSVESYGIKQFVNNEKNLPYMAIETDYSQTDVGQIKTRISAFIEML, from the coding sequence ATGAATGATTTACCCAAAATATTTAATGATTTTAGTGATTCAAGAAAGCAGGGATTTATTACCATAAAAGACCTTAAAGACAGTGGCAAAAAAATTGTAGGTACTTTTTGTACTTTTACACCATGGGAAATTATAAATGCTTCTGGTGCCATATCTGTATCTCTTTGTTCTAAAAGTGATGAAACAATACCGGATGCTGAAAAACATCTGCCTAGAAATTTGTGTCCTCTCATAAAATCAAGTTATGGATTTGCTCTTACCGATAAATGCCCATACTTTTATTTTTCAGATTTAATTATTGGAGAAACTACATGTGATGGGAAAAAAAAGATGTATGAATACCTTGGAAAGTTTAAAAATCTACATATCATGCATCTACCACAAAAAGCTAATGATAAAGATAGTTACAAATTGTGGAGAGATGAATTAATAAATTTAAAAGAAAGACTTGAAAAGGAATTTAATGTTACTATTACTCAAGAAATGCTTGAAGATTCCATTAAACTACGTAATAAAGAAAGGCTTGCTCTAAAAGAGTTTTATGAATTAGGTAAAATGACTCCTCCGCCAATAAATGGTATAGATCTATTAAGAGTTATAAATGGTTCATCTTTTAAATGGGACAAGGAATCTTTAATAAAAGATCTGCATGATATGGTTGTAAAAATCAAAGAAGATTATAATAATGGTAAAAGAGAAGTATCAACAGATGCCAAAAGAATACTTATAACCGGATGTCCAATGGGCGAAGCCACAGAAAAAATTGTACATTCAATTGAAGATAACGACGGTGTAGTAGTTTGTTATGAAGATTGTACAGGTGTTAAAGAAATTTCCAAACTGGTTGACGAAAAGCAAGACCCAATAGATGCAATTGCAGATAAATATCTAAACATCGGATGTGCCTGTATGACACCAAATACTAATAGGATAAATTTGCTCTCAGAACTAATAGATGATTATAAAATAGATGGGGTTGTTGATGTAATACTTCAGTCATGTCATCCATATAGTGTCGAATCTTATGGAATAAAACAATTTGTAAATAACGAGAAGAATTTACCTTATATGGCCATAGAAACAGATTATTCCCAAACTGATGTAGGACAAATAAAAACCAGAATTTCAGCATTTATAGAGATGCTTTAA
- a CDS encoding cation diffusion facilitator family transporter — translation MGKNNAAVLSIFSNSLLIIFKFSAGLLIGSVSVISEAIHSSIDLIASFIAYFSIKKASKAEDYEHPFGHGKYENLSGFVEAMLIFLAAALIIFESVKKIICGSNIEAVGPGLLVMGIAALVNLFISLTLKKIAQKTNSIALEADGAHLFTDVITAFGVFLGLLLVKITGIKIIDPITAVIVGFLIIKTSIDLTKKSMKDLVDSKLSDEDINKLLIIINSHKEIKGYHNLRTRQCGNEKQIDIHLNVDRNSSLIQAHDICDIIEKEINNVFPKSYIVIHAEPETQKKQLPEI, via the coding sequence ATGGGAAAGAACAATGCAGCAGTTTTATCTATATTTTCTAATTCGCTGCTCATAATATTTAAATTTTCAGCTGGTCTATTGATCGGATCTGTAAGTGTTATATCCGAAGCAATTCATTCTTCTATAGATCTTATAGCCAGTTTTATAGCATATTTCTCTATAAAGAAAGCATCTAAGGCTGAAGATTACGAGCATCCTTTCGGTCACGGCAAGTATGAAAACTTATCCGGATTTGTTGAGGCAATGTTAATATTTTTAGCTGCGGCTCTTATAATATTCGAATCAGTAAAAAAAATCATATGTGGCTCAAATATAGAAGCTGTCGGCCCTGGACTTTTAGTTATGGGAATTGCAGCTCTGGTAAATCTTTTTATTTCATTGACTCTAAAAAAGATTGCACAAAAAACAAATTCCATAGCCCTTGAAGCAGATGGTGCACATTTATTCACAGATGTAATAACAGCTTTCGGCGTATTTTTAGGACTTTTACTTGTAAAAATAACCGGAATTAAAATTATAGATCCTATAACTGCTGTTATAGTTGGATTTTTAATAATAAAAACATCAATAGACTTAACTAAAAAATCAATGAAGGATTTAGTTGATAGCAAATTATCAGATGAAGATATAAACAAGCTTCTAATCATAATAAATTCACACAAAGAAATAAAAGGATATCATAATTTAAGAACAAGACAATGCGGAAATGAGAAACAAATAGACATTCATTTAAATGTAGATAGAAACTCATCTTTAATACAAGCACACGATATCTGTGATATTATTGAAAAAGAAATAAATAATGTATTTCCTAAATCATATATCGTTATACACGCCGAACCAGAAACACAAAAAAAACAACTTCCAGAAATATAA
- a CDS encoding class I SAM-dependent methyltransferase, translating into MDKLFLEELLKNISADSFTVTFWDGTTKKFGDGEPKFKITFNKPISKKSILEDASLAFGEAYMNGDIDFEGSVQEIIESIYRNKKSFLHNHKLLNKLFKSVGTSIKDQKKDISHHYDIGNDFYSLWLDKNLNYSCGYFKNEDDSLDQAQENKVEYILKKLNLKAGQTLLDIGCGWGNLILKAAKLYNVHALGITLSKEQYSSVQEKIKENHLEDLVEVEYLDYRELPKLNRKFDRIVSVGMLEHVGHANIPMYMDTVEKILKDHGVFLLHCITGLFESECNKWITRYIFPGGYIPSVREIVSSFPELDFHLVDAESLRLHYCKTLEHWASNFETHLDEVKQNFDDKFIRMWRLYLNSCAASFHYGVVDIHQFIITKDLNNELPMTRNYLYK; encoded by the coding sequence ATGGATAAACTATTTCTCGAAGAGTTACTGAAGAATATTTCAGCAGACTCTTTTACTGTTACTTTTTGGGATGGCACGACAAAAAAATTCGGAGATGGTGAACCTAAATTTAAAATAACATTTAATAAACCAATAAGTAAAAAATCAATTTTGGAAGATGCAAGTCTAGCCTTTGGTGAAGCTTATATGAATGGAGATATTGATTTCGAAGGAAGCGTACAGGAAATTATTGAATCTATCTACAGAAACAAAAAAAGTTTCCTCCACAACCACAAGTTGCTCAATAAACTATTCAAATCAGTTGGTACATCAATAAAAGATCAAAAAAAAGATATATCGCATCACTATGATATCGGAAATGATTTTTATAGTTTGTGGCTTGATAAAAATTTAAATTACTCTTGTGGATATTTTAAAAATGAAGATGATAGCCTGGATCAAGCTCAGGAAAACAAAGTAGAATACATATTAAAGAAACTGAACTTAAAGGCGGGGCAAACCCTACTTGATATAGGATGTGGCTGGGGAAATTTGATATTAAAAGCCGCAAAATTATACAATGTTCATGCACTTGGAATAACCTTAAGTAAGGAGCAATATTCAAGCGTTCAGGAAAAAATCAAAGAAAATCATCTGGAAGATTTAGTTGAAGTTGAATATCTAGATTATAGAGAACTTCCTAAGCTAAACAGAAAATTTGATAGAATTGTAAGTGTAGGAATGCTTGAGCATGTTGGTCATGCAAATATACCAATGTATATGGATACTGTAGAAAAAATATTAAAAGATCATGGCGTATTCCTGCTTCACTGCATTACAGGACTTTTCGAGAGTGAATGCAATAAGTGGATAACAAGATATATATTCCCGGGAGGATACATTCCTTCTGTAAGAGAAATAGTATCATCATTCCCAGAACTCGATTTCCATCTCGTAGATGCTGAAAGCTTAAGGCTTCATTATTGTAAAACCCTAGAGCACTGGGCTTCAAACTTTGAGACTCATCTTGACGAGGTAAAACAAAACTTTGATGATAAATTCATTAGAATGTGGAGATTATATCTTAATTCTTGTGCGGCATCTTTCCATTATGGAGTAGTAGATATACATCAATTTATAATAACAAAAGATTTAAATAACGAATTACCAATGACAAGAAATTATTTATATAAATAA
- the leuC gene encoding 3-isopropylmalate dehydratase large subunit → MGMTMTQKILAFHASTDMVRVGQLIKCKVDLVLGNDITTPMAINEFNKIGVDKVFDKSKIAIVPDHFTPNKDIKSAEQCKCSRNFAHEMEIENYFEVGRMGIEHALIPEKGLAVCGDIIIGADSHTCTYGALGAFSTGIGSTDMGAAMATGKVWFKIPSAIKFVLKGKLSPWVSGKDIILHIIGKIGVDRALYKSMEFTGDGIRNLSMDDRFTMANMAIEAGAKNGIFEIDEKTVRYVKEHSNRNYVIMKADEDAVYDEIIEIDLSKIRPTVAFPHLPENTKTIDEVGDINIDQVVIGSCTNGRIDDLRAAAKVLKGHKINENIRTIIIPATQKIYMEAMKEGLIEIFIESGAVVSTPTCGPCLGGHMGILAKGERAVSTTNRNFVGRMGHKESEVYLASPAVAAASAITGKISSPEEVMR, encoded by the coding sequence ATGGGAATGACTATGACACAAAAAATTTTGGCTTTTCACGCATCAACTGATATGGTAAGAGTTGGACAGCTTATTAAATGCAAGGTGGATTTGGTACTTGGAAATGATATAACAACTCCAATGGCAATAAATGAATTTAATAAAATAGGTGTTGATAAAGTATTTGATAAAAGTAAAATCGCAATTGTACCAGATCATTTTACACCTAACAAAGATATAAAATCAGCAGAGCAGTGTAAATGCAGCAGAAATTTTGCGCATGAAATGGAGATAGAAAATTATTTTGAAGTTGGCAGGATGGGAATAGAGCATGCATTAATTCCGGAAAAGGGGCTTGCAGTTTGTGGTGATATTATAATTGGTGCAGATTCACATACATGCACATATGGAGCATTGGGGGCTTTTTCAACTGGAATTGGAAGTACAGATATGGGCGCGGCAATGGCAACAGGAAAGGTTTGGTTTAAGATTCCTTCAGCAATAAAATTTGTACTTAAAGGAAAATTATCGCCTTGGGTAAGTGGAAAAGATATTATCCTGCATATAATTGGCAAAATAGGTGTCGATAGAGCACTTTATAAGTCAATGGAATTTACTGGTGATGGAATAAGAAATTTATCAATGGATGATAGATTTACTATGGCAAATATGGCAATTGAAGCTGGTGCAAAGAACGGTATATTTGAAATTGATGAAAAGACTGTAAGATATGTAAAGGAACATTCAAATAGGAATTATGTAATTATGAAGGCCGATGAAGATGCCGTATATGATGAGATTATAGAGATAGATCTATCTAAAATACGTCCAACAGTTGCATTTCCACATCTTCCTGAGAATACAAAAACTATTGATGAAGTAGGAGATATAAATATAGATCAGGTGGTTATAGGATCATGTACTAATGGAAGAATCGATGATCTTAGAGCAGCTGCAAAGGTGTTAAAGGGTCATAAGATAAATGAAAATATTAGAACCATAATAATTCCTGCAACACAGAAAATATATATGGAAGCTATGAAAGAGGGATTAATAGAAATATTTATAGAGTCTGGAGCTGTGGTAAGTACCCCAACTTGTGGGCCATGCCTAGGAGGACATATGGGTATCCTTGCAAAGGGTGAAAGGGCAGTATCAACTACAAATAGAAATTTTGTAGGTAGGATGGGACATAAGGAAAGCGAGGTATATTTAGCAAGTCCGGCTGTTGCAGCAGCATCTGCAATAACAGGGAAAATATCATCTCCAGAGGAGGTAATGAGATAA
- the leuD gene encoding 3-isopropylmalate dehydratase small subunit: protein MISGKVIKYGENVDTDVIIPARYLNTSDSRELAKHCMEDIDQSFSDRSKTHKIIAAGKNFGCGSSREHAPVAIKASGIECVIAESFARIFYRNSINIGLPIMECAEAVSDIEDGDEISIDLISGEITNISKNRKYKAEPFPEFMQEIIKSGGLIKYIESQIRK, encoded by the coding sequence ATGATAAGTGGAAAAGTTATTAAATATGGAGAAAACGTTGATACTGATGTAATAATACCTGCAAGGTATTTAAATACAAGTGATTCTAGAGAACTGGCAAAGCATTGTATGGAAGATATTGATCAAAGTTTTAGTGATAGATCAAAGACACATAAGATAATAGCAGCTGGTAAAAATTTCGGATGTGGTTCGTCAAGAGAGCATGCACCTGTTGCAATAAAAGCATCTGGAATAGAGTGTGTTATAGCAGAGAGTTTTGCAAGAATATTTTATAGAAATTCAATAAATATAGGATTACCCATAATGGAATGTGCCGAAGCGGTTTCTGATATCGAGGACGGGGATGAAATTTCAATTGATTTAATTAGTGGAGAAATTACAAATATAAGTAAAAATAGAAAATATAAGGCTGAACCATTTCCTGAATTTATGCAGGAAATAATAAAAAGCGGCGGCCTTATAAAATATATAGAAAGTCAAATTAGAAAATAA
- the leuB gene encoding 3-isopropylmalate dehydrogenase — translation MKIAVLPGDGVGTEVISQAIKVLHAVSSKYDIDFEFNEGKMGGSAIDEFGDPFPEETIKICKESDAILLGAVGGPKWDNVSPEMRPEKGLLKLRKTMGAFANLRPAVLFKELSSASNLKNKILKDGIDIMIVRELTGGAYFGKKGTLEIENGEKAYDVTEYSTFEIERIAKVAFEIAGERYSRVTLVDKSNVLQTSKLWRKTVTNISKEYKNIDLNYMYVDNAAMQLIRNPGQFDVILTENMFGDILSDEASMITGSLGMLPSASIGSGNIGIYEPVHGSAPDIAGKDRVNPIAAIMSAALMLKYNFKMSEAAKDIENAVLKVIEKGYRTLDIMEEGKSPVGTDKMGDLILTEI, via the coding sequence ATGAAAATAGCAGTTTTGCCAGGTGATGGTGTTGGAACGGAAGTGATTTCTCAGGCAATAAAAGTTTTACATGCAGTTTCATCAAAATATGATATAGATTTTGAATTTAATGAAGGAAAGATGGGAGGAAGTGCAATAGACGAATTTGGAGATCCCTTTCCGGAAGAGACAATTAAAATTTGTAAGGAGAGTGATGCAATACTCTTAGGGGCTGTTGGAGGACCTAAATGGGACAATGTTTCGCCAGAAATGAGACCAGAAAAAGGTCTTTTGAAACTTAGGAAAACTATGGGGGCATTTGCAAACTTAAGACCGGCTGTATTATTTAAAGAACTCAGTTCAGCATCCAATTTAAAGAATAAGATTTTAAAGGATGGAATTGACATAATGATAGTAAGAGAACTTACGGGAGGAGCTTATTTTGGGAAAAAAGGTACATTAGAAATTGAGAATGGAGAAAAGGCATATGATGTGACAGAATATTCTACTTTCGAAATAGAGAGGATAGCTAAAGTTGCATTTGAAATAGCAGGTGAAAGATATAGCAGAGTAACTCTTGTTGATAAATCAAATGTACTTCAAACATCAAAACTCTGGAGAAAAACTGTAACTAATATTTCAAAGGAATATAAGAATATAGATTTGAACTATATGTATGTAGATAATGCAGCTATGCAGCTTATAAGAAATCCTGGACAATTTGATGTAATACTTACCGAAAATATGTTTGGAGACATACTTAGTGATGAGGCATCTATGATAACAGGTTCTCTTGGTATGCTGCCTTCAGCTAGCATTGGTTCTGGAAATATTGGTATATATGAACCTGTGCATGGTTCAGCTCCAGATATAGCTGGAAAGGATAGAGTAAATCCAATTGCAGCAATTATGAGTGCAGCTCTTATGCTCAAATATAATTTCAAAATGTCTGAAGCTGCAAAAGATATTGAAAATGCTGTTTTAAAAGTAATTGAAAAGGGATATCGTACTTTAGATATAATGGAGGAAGGCAAAAGTCCTGTTGGGACAGATAAAATGGGAGATTTGATATTAACTGAAATATAG
- the ilvB gene encoding biosynthetic-type acetolactate synthase large subunit yields the protein MRTAEAIIECLKNENVTTIFGYPGATVVPLYEALRKSDLRHILVRHEQAAGHIASGFARISRGIGVCITTSGPGATNIITSIATAYMDSIPLIIITGQVSSNLIGRDVFQEADITGATESFTKHNYLVKEGKDIPRIIKEAFYIARTGRPGPVLIDIPIDVQREEIKFSYPSAIDIRGYKPNINGHKWQIKKAIKKIEESKKPLICVGGGIVAANARLELKRFVEKSKIPVVHTLMGKDDMDVGEPYYVGLIGSHGFSYANKAISNSDLIILVGTRIADRSTVKDTHVDKNARIIHIDIDPAEIGKNLKIDIPVVGDCKNILSKMADKIQPGDYIKWVEEIKKWKDSEEKIYEYNDSVNPKKIIKLTSDEMRDTAIITTDVGQNQIWCARNFKIFGKRRFITSGGLGTMGYSLPSAIGAKMANPDEDVIAVMGDGGFQMSLFELATIKENNLNIKIIVFNNSGLGMVREIQKFEYEGEFGVEFKCNPDFVKIAEAYNIRGKKVYSNKEFIETFKEIQKSDSAFLIECIVDSNESTL from the coding sequence ATGAGAACTGCAGAAGCTATTATAGAATGTTTAAAAAATGAAAATGTGACTACAATATTTGGGTATCCTGGAGCTACTGTAGTTCCTTTGTATGAAGCTTTGAGAAAATCAGATTTAAGGCACATCCTGGTAAGACATGAACAAGCTGCTGGACATATTGCAAGTGGATTTGCAAGAATTTCAAGAGGTATTGGAGTTTGTATTACAACATCAGGACCTGGTGCCACAAATATAATTACATCAATAGCAACTGCGTATATGGATTCAATACCTTTGATAATAATTACAGGACAGGTAAGTTCAAATCTAATAGGCAGAGATGTTTTTCAGGAAGCTGATATTACTGGAGCTACGGAGTCATTTACAAAGCATAATTATCTAGTTAAAGAAGGAAAGGATATACCGCGTATTATAAAAGAAGCTTTTTATATAGCACGAACAGGTAGACCTGGACCTGTATTGATTGATATACCAATTGATGTTCAGCGTGAAGAAATTAAGTTTTCGTATCCGTCTGCCATTGATATAAGGGGATATAAGCCAAACATAAATGGCCATAAATGGCAAATTAAAAAGGCGATTAAGAAGATTGAAGAGAGTAAAAAGCCTTTGATCTGTGTTGGAGGTGGAATTGTTGCAGCTAATGCAAGGCTTGAACTAAAAAGATTTGTAGAAAAGTCAAAAATACCAGTTGTTCATACATTAATGGGAAAAGATGATATGGATGTAGGTGAACCATATTATGTTGGATTAATTGGTTCACATGGTTTTTCATATGCTAATAAGGCAATATCAAATTCTGATTTGATAATACTTGTAGGTACAAGGATTGCAGACAGATCTACAGTGAAAGATACGCATGTTGATAAAAATGCCCGGATTATTCATATAGATATTGATCCTGCAGAGATAGGAAAAAATTTAAAGATAGATATTCCAGTCGTTGGAGATTGTAAAAATATATTATCAAAAATGGCAGATAAAATTCAACCGGGAGATTATATTAAGTGGGTAGAGGAAATTAAAAAATGGAAAGATTCAGAAGAGAAAATATATGAATATAACGATTCAGTAAATCCTAAAAAAATAATTAAATTGACTTCTGATGAAATGAGAGATACTGCGATAATTACAACAGATGTTGGACAAAATCAAATATGGTGTGCCCGCAATTTTAAAATTTTTGGAAAGAGAAGATTTATAACGTCAGGAGGGCTTGGAACTATGGGATATTCGCTTCCATCAGCTATAGGGGCCAAAATGGCGAATCCAGATGAGGATGTAATAGCTGTGATGGGAGATGGAGGATTTCAAATGAGTTTATTTGAACTTGCTACCATAAAAGAAAACAATTTAAATATAAAGATAATTGTATTTAATAATTCTGGACTTGGAATGGTAAGAGAAATTCAAAAATTTGAATATGAAGGTGAGTTTGGAGTTGAATTTAAGTGCAATCCTGATTTTGTTAAAATAGCGGAAGCGTATAATATACGAGGAAAAAAGGTATATTCAAATAAAGAATTTATTGAAACATTTAAGGAGATACAAAAATCAGATAGTGCATTTTTAATAGAGTGCATTGTTGACTCTAATGAGAGTACACTGTAA
- the ilvN gene encoding acetolactate synthase small subunit, which produces MNKYVLSLLVENHSGTLSKIASLFSRRGYNIHSLNVGITEDPTISYMTIVTFSDEYTIEQMNKQLNKLIDVIKITELNADKCVYRELLLIKVHTNIQNQSALIELVNIFKGKIIGMNNSSMTIEVTGDEDKISTFIGLMKPYGIKEIVRTGLTAIER; this is translated from the coding sequence ATGAATAAATATGTTTTGTCACTACTTGTTGAAAATCATTCAGGAACTTTAAGCAAAATAGCAAGTTTATTTAGTAGAAGAGGTTATAATATTCACAGTTTAAATGTTGGAATCACTGAAGATCCTACTATATCATATATGACTATAGTAACATTTAGTGATGAATATACTATAGAACAGATGAATAAGCAGTTGAATAAACTTATTGATGTAATAAAAATTACAGAATTAAATGCTGATAAATGTGTTTATAGAGAACTCTTACTAATTAAAGTTCATACAAATATTCAAAATCAATCAGCACTTATAGAACTGGTTAATATATTTAAAGGAAAGATTATTGGAATGAATAATAGTAGTATGACAATAGAGGTAACAGGAGATGAAGATAAAATATCAACTTTTATAGGACTTATGAAGCCTTATGGTATTAAAGAAATTGTAAGGACGGGACTTACAGCTATTGAAAGATAG
- a CDS encoding aminotransferase class V-fold PLP-dependent enzyme: MYYNGSENNYRNLVTGVNSRIMTKDGRFVKSINFDNAATTPPFSSVMQEIINFSKYYSSIHRGTGFKSEFSSKIYEDSRKAVCNFVHCDYNQNTVIYVKNTTEAINKLSYLLYNKNKDLVVISTRMEHHSNDLPWRNKFKTDYIEVDNLGKLKLDDLEYKLQKYINTDKLVCVTGASNVTGYKNPIHKIAEMCHFYNAKIFVDGAQLIPHCPVYMNSNSNSDHIDYLAFSAHKMYAPFGTGVLIGPKETFIDSEPEYKGGGTIKLVTDDSVVWADPPDKNEAGTPNVMGVVAMLAAIKTLTSLGMDNIDKYEMDIYRYALNRLSYIPNLEIGCDTSPDCDKVAIIPFNIKGIFHETTAKLLSSISQIAVRSGCFCAQPYVQRLLKIPKSKINYYTKYPDCRRPGFVRLSFALYNTYSEIDTLANTLEYIIRTR, translated from the coding sequence ATGTATTATAATGGATCAGAAAATAACTATAGAAATTTAGTAACTGGTGTAAATTCTCGTATTATGACCAAAGATGGCAGGTTTGTAAAATCCATAAATTTTGATAATGCAGCCACTACCCCTCCTTTTTCTTCTGTAATGCAAGAAATAATAAACTTTTCAAAATACTATTCTTCTATTCATAGGGGAACCGGATTCAAATCCGAATTTTCCTCGAAAATCTATGAAGATTCGCGAAAAGCCGTATGCAATTTTGTCCATTGTGATTATAATCAAAATACTGTCATATATGTTAAAAATACTACTGAAGCCATAAATAAGCTATCTTATCTTCTATACAATAAAAATAAGGATTTAGTAGTTATATCAACAAGAATGGAACATCATTCAAATGATCTACCATGGAGAAACAAATTTAAAACTGATTATATAGAGGTTGATAATTTAGGAAAGTTAAAATTAGATGATTTAGAATACAAATTGCAAAAATATATAAACACAGATAAATTAGTGTGTGTAACTGGTGCTTCAAATGTAACTGGATACAAAAATCCAATACACAAGATAGCAGAAATGTGCCATTTCTATAATGCGAAAATATTTGTAGATGGTGCCCAACTTATACCACATTGTCCTGTATATATGAATTCTAATTCAAACTCTGACCATATCGATTATCTAGCTTTTTCTGCCCATAAAATGTATGCTCCATTTGGCACTGGAGTACTCATAGGGCCAAAAGAAACATTCATTGATTCAGAACCAGAATACAAAGGCGGAGGAACAATAAAGCTAGTAACTGATGATTCTGTAGTATGGGCAGACCCTCCAGATAAAAATGAAGCCGGGACACCTAATGTGATGGGGGTAGTTGCAATGCTTGCAGCTATAAAAACACTTACTAGTCTTGGAATGGATAATATAGATAAGTATGAAATGGATATATATAGATATGCTTTAAATAGACTTTCCTATATACCAAATCTTGAAATAGGATGCGATACCAGTCCAGATTGTGACAAAGTTGCAATAATCCCTTTTAATATAAAGGGGATTTTTCATGAAACCACTGCAAAACTATTATCATCTATATCACAGATTGCTGTAAGAAGCGGCTGCTTCTGTGCACAGCCATATGTTCAAAGACTTCTAAAAATACCAAAATCAAAAATAAATTACTACACAAAATATCCAGACTGTAGACGTCCGGGTTTTGTAAGATTGAGTTTTGCACTTTATAACACCTACTCTGAAATAGATACACTTGCAAATACTCTTGAATATATAATCAGGACAAGATAA